The following coding sequences lie in one Candidatus Phytoplasma solani genomic window:
- a CDS encoding trypsin-like peptidase domain-containing protein, producing the protein MKRISYYRKFILFFGICVFFAIGLIQLQNYQQKTHTHHNVLPIKNLGSTLNDVQEKEEAINQQTNTFERNKRKAKKELQLQQQKKSDQITQSKKQLCLLQTSEHKKALGVIIGKQKIPNNTKKKYWILTPKTNTSTQNNDIMIKTSNNYEKGVIIQNLDLKEFDIIEFKSKADYQTISLNDKTSNQYYQGQILYSFAILQSEEIAFQESYISENVSLDNQNNQIPVSSRANSFNQQTIFFTEKGQVVGFLIPAQNKNEKGIKYVKMIHPLTITSGLEPVIQTQKVSITEDAEDKQDFKTLIKNLNQITVLVDTGYSLGTGIIIQKEKNQYYVLTNRHVIKTYFSKSQIEPNTKSIALENKAIGMNAIKAQLYAFIDNDREYDDIAILTFQINEEINTQAIDQSIQKYVNFENNKKEIPITQGNIVYALGCQKGLQETRQTVSFIEWYFNLPLTQRPQYKKNLFKQGIISYFNEREINSDMTLDPGNSGGPLFDAQGQLIGMNKSYYKDVRISQSININYIKKQFYAILEEKQKESFPYRRLIALNSPEQDNFITKTKITSLQEALSTSQTKEDINIQITLEDLFLSGKKPIIFKRGTQENKLLTIQLHGLESLQFVTCNFDNYDRLEISWEYDKKTEIYALTSQLFAKKDPHKTTYSETINIKKENISKLFFLFKIQDFSYVNFLTKQEKVLEQKNIKLTDKKDINAVIKQEILQTLVLCQSDQTTNLGVIIDKTRQDENRFLYTVLLQQNNDDFTNFIDNIVSSKIKITIKTPYGLQDEKGTYQYVTTPLNLFNQITFISDKDYQVAQQRLNADLLLGETLYLISDCNDVSDQALTPHIFQSHLANEMNAEQHKIMVDTTFLKESLDPYSNPHYNNWFIFNSQGELINVCSKRDIMNFCPQEFPFIIFPKIDIIPNQFFKIYLVKIYLFGFWTLICVIIFLIIDYQNLKKGQYYL; encoded by the coding sequence TTGAAAAGAATTAGTTATTATCGCAAATTTATTCTTTTTTTTGGTATTTGTGTTTTTTTTGCCATCGGTTTGATTCAATTACAAAATTATCAACAAAAAACTCATACTCACCACAACGTTTTGCCAATTAAAAATCTCGGAAGCACTTTAAACGATGTTCAAGAAAAAGAAGAAGCAATTAACCAACAAACAAATACTTTTGAGCGAAACAAAAGAAAAGCAAAAAAAGAGTTACAACTCCAGCAACAAAAAAAATCAGACCAAATTACACAAAGCAAAAAACAGTTATGTCTTTTGCAAACATCTGAGCATAAAAAAGCTTTAGGAGTTATTATCGGAAAACAAAAAATACCTAACAATACTAAAAAAAAATATTGGATTTTAACCCCTAAAACAAACACATCAACCCAAAATAATGACATTATGATTAAAACATCAAATAACTATGAAAAAGGGGTAATAATTCAAAATCTTGATTTAAAAGAATTTGATATTATTGAATTTAAGTCAAAAGCTGATTATCAAACTATTTCTTTAAATGACAAAACCAGCAATCAATATTATCAAGGACAAATTTTGTATTCTTTTGCCATCTTGCAATCAGAAGAAATAGCTTTTCAAGAAAGCTATATTAGTGAAAATGTTTCCTTGGATAATCAAAACAATCAAATACCTGTTTCTAGTCGCGCCAACTCCTTCAATCAACAAACTATTTTTTTTACCGAAAAAGGTCAGGTAGTCGGTTTTTTAATTCCTGCTCAAAATAAAAATGAAAAAGGGATTAAATATGTGAAAATGATTCATCCTTTAACTATTACTTCCGGCTTAGAACCAGTAATTCAAACTCAAAAAGTTTCGATCACCGAAGATGCAGAAGATAAGCAAGATTTTAAAACATTAATCAAAAACTTAAATCAAATAACAGTCTTAGTAGATACTGGTTATAGTTTAGGTACCGGCATTATTATCCAAAAAGAAAAAAACCAATATTATGTTTTGACTAATCGTCATGTAATAAAAACTTACTTTTCTAAATCACAAATTGAACCAAATACCAAATCAATCGCCCTAGAAAACAAAGCAATAGGGATGAACGCCATCAAAGCTCAACTTTATGCCTTTATTGATAATGATCGCGAATATGATGATATCGCTATTTTAACTTTTCAAATTAATGAAGAAATAAATACACAAGCCATCGATCAAAGCATTCAGAAATATGTGAATTTTGAGAACAATAAAAAAGAAATACCTATTACACAAGGAAATATAGTGTATGCTTTAGGTTGTCAAAAAGGGTTGCAAGAAACAAGACAAACTGTTTCTTTTATTGAATGGTATTTCAATTTGCCTCTTACACAACGTCCTCAATATAAAAAAAACTTATTCAAACAAGGGATTATTTCTTATTTTAACGAAAGAGAAATTAATTCTGATATGACTTTAGACCCAGGTAATAGCGGTGGTCCTCTTTTTGATGCACAAGGACAACTAATCGGAATGAATAAAAGCTATTATAAAGACGTGCGGATATCTCAATCTATTAATATCAATTACATCAAAAAACAATTTTATGCTATATTAGAAGAAAAACAAAAAGAATCTTTTCCATATCGTCGTTTGATTGCTCTTAATTCGCCCGAACAAGACAATTTTATTACTAAAACCAAAATTACAAGTTTGCAAGAAGCACTATCAACATCACAAACAAAAGAAGACATAAACATTCAAATCACTTTAGAAGATCTCTTTCTTTCAGGAAAAAAACCAATTATCTTTAAAAGAGGGACACAAGAAAACAAACTTTTAACCATCCAACTGCACGGATTAGAATCGTTGCAATTTGTCACTTGTAATTTTGACAATTATGATCGCTTAGAAATAAGTTGGGAATATGATAAAAAAACAGAAATTTATGCGTTAACTAGTCAACTTTTTGCCAAAAAAGACCCCCATAAAACAACTTATTCAGAAACTATTAATATCAAAAAAGAAAATATTAGTAAATTGTTTTTCCTGTTTAAGATCCAAGATTTTTCTTATGTTAACTTTTTAACCAAGCAAGAAAAAGTTTTAGAACAAAAAAACATAAAATTAACTGACAAAAAAGACATTAATGCTGTTATTAAGCAAGAAATCTTACAAACTTTAGTTTTGTGTCAAAGCGATCAAACAACAAATTTAGGAGTTATAATTGATAAAACTCGACAAGATGAAAATCGTTTTTTATATACCGTACTATTGCAACAAAATAACGATGATTTTACTAACTTTATCGATAATATCGTTAGTTCAAAAATCAAAATCACCATTAAAACTCCTTATGGTTTGCAAGATGAAAAAGGCACTTATCAATATGTCACAACCCCCCTTAACCTCTTTAACCAAATTACTTTTATTTCTGACAAAGATTATCAAGTAGCACAACAAAGATTAAATGCTGACCTTTTGTTAGGAGAAACTCTTTATTTAATTAGCGATTGTAATGATGTTTCTGATCAAGCCTTGACTCCGCATATTTTTCAAAGTCATCTCGCAAATGAAATGAACGCAGAACAACATAAAATCATGGTAGATACCACCTTTTTAAAAGAAAGTTTAGACCCTTATTCAAATCCACATTATAATAATTGGTTTATTTTTAACTCACAAGGAGAATTGATTAATGTTTGTTCCAAGCGAGATATTATGAATTTTTGCCCACAAGAATTTCCTTTCATCATTTTTCCCAAAATAGACATTATCCCTAATCAGTTTTTTAAGATTTATCTAGTTAAAATTTATCTTTTTGGATTTTGGACTTTGATATGTGTCATAATTTTCCTTATTATCGATTATCAAAACCTTAAAAAAGGTCAATATTATTTGTAA